A stretch of the Neofelis nebulosa isolate mNeoNeb1 chromosome 1, mNeoNeb1.pri, whole genome shotgun sequence genome encodes the following:
- the MACIR gene encoding macrophage immunometabolism regulator, translating into MEVDVNGESRSTLATLPLPVAEASSPGKAEAEKPRCSSTPCSPMRRTVSGYQILHMDSNYLVGFTTGEELLKLAQKCTGGEESKGEAVPSMRSKQLDAGLARSSRLYKTRSRYYQPYEIPAVNGRRRRRMPSSGDKCTKSLPYEPYKALHGPLPLCLLKGKRAHSKSLDYLNLDKMNIKEPADTEVLQYQLQHLTLRGDRVFARNNT; encoded by the coding sequence ATGGAAGTAGATGTTAATGGAGAGTCCAGAAGTACCCTGGCCACCCTGCCCTTGCCTGTGGCGGAGGCGAGCTCCCCAGGAAAGGCAGAAGCAGAGAAGCCGCGCTGTTCCAGCACGCCGTGCTCGCCGATGCGCCGGACTGTGTCAGGCTACCAGATCCTGCACATGGACTCTAACTATCTGGTGGGCTTCACAACTGGTGAGGAACTCCTGAAGTTAGCCCAGAAGTGCACAGGAGGTGAAGAGAGTAAGGGAGAAGCTGTGCCTTCCATGCGCTCCAAACAGCTGGATGCAGGACTTGCACGTTCCTCTCGTTTGTATAAAACCAGAAGTAGGTACTACCAGCCATACGAGATTCCGGCGGTCAATGGCAGGAGGCGAAGGCGGATGCCCAGCTCGGGAGACAAGTGCACTAAATCTTTACCTTATGAACCTTACAAGGCCCTCCATGGGCCCCTGCCTCTTTGTCTTCTTAAAGGTAAGAGGGCTCACTCCAAATCTCTGGACTACCTCAATCTAGACAAAATGAACATCAAGGAGCCAGCCGACACCGAAGTGCTCCAGTACCAGCTTCAACACCTAACCCTCAGAGGGGACCGTGTGTTTGCTAGGAATAACACATGA